CCTGTCCATCCCTTCTTGTCATAATGCACGTTGCTTACCGAGAGGAACGGGAgagaaaacacagagaaaaacagGGAGAGAATTGCGGCCGACTTTATCTAGACGTAGGAAAAAAGAGAGGAGGCCTGTGGTGGACATATCTATTAAGCCTTCTAGCTAAAGCATCAGTGGATTCAGTTTTCCTCTATGTCTTTCATCGGATCTACAACAACTATTCTCTCCCAAATTTGGTTAAATGCTCCATAAAGCCTTGTCCAAATACTGTTGACTGTTTTATATCAAGGCCCACAGAAAAAAACCTATTTACCCTATTTATGGTTGCCACTACAATactctgcatttttttaaatctttgtgAGATGATATATCTAATTGCCAAAAGGTGTCGAGAGTGCCTGGGACACAGGAACATAAAATCCAAAACTCGCTCCAACAATGTCTATGCATACATTGAGAAGCAAGAGATTTTCCATGCCAACAacaagataaatgaaaaaatgtctCGGCTAAATCCATCCATTAGATTGACACCGCCACAGACTGAATTAAAATAAGTAAAGGATGTGTTCCAGTCTGAGGACTAAGGTTACATAATCACAGATGTAAAAAATGCTTTGTTTTTAGTCTAGGTGTCTTTTAAAGAACAAATTAAATATGGCTTATGGAGGGGATGGCAGTATACAAATAATAATAGGACAAAACCTAGAATAACACAGAATGCAGTATCTCAAGGTAACAAGGTCAGAAATTTTTCAAGAGAAACAATACCAGCTGGAATAAACTTGCTTCTGTAAGCAACCTGAAAATCATTCATGCAGGAATGTGTACATTATGTATATAGATGGCTATAACTTTTATCAAGGTATTCAAGGAAAAATAAGCTTGAATTTTTAATCACTGCCAAGGGTAATATTGTTATATTTGTCAAGTACAGTTAATATTGTTATAAATTTGTCAAGTACAGTTTAGAGACACTTCAGTTGTCAGCCAGTGACATCACAAAGGTTCTTGGGTCCTTGTACGTGACTTTATGATACCTGATAGGATAAAGTTTAAAGGTTAAACCCATAAAACAAATATCATCTGTAATTGCACTATTTTTGCTGATCTTTGAAATACCTTAATGGTTGACAATACAGCAGTAGACAAAATAGCACTGATCTACAGTCCCTGTACTGTTTCAGGAGATCTGTATAGGTGGGCGACATTGTCCACACTTGGCCTAACTGCCAGCGCTGGATTTCTTATCCGGGCACCCCAAGGATGCCCATATTGGTCCCCTCCCCTCGTGCGTGCGATTGCGCACATGCACAAACATTTAAACTTATATACAGaggagtggggagaggtccccattgctccgtatgggagcaaaatgtcaaaattttggtGCAGCgaaaatttgtgccgccctaggccagggcctttgtggcctcgccagaAATCTGGGCCTGCTAACTGCATTACTGCtaattattctgatttttttctacCCAGTAGTTAGCTACACACTGGACAAAGTGCAGGAGGTCTGCAGAATAATCAGCCAGATATAAATACTTGGGGATGGGTTAAACTGCCAGATCCTCTGCTGAAGTTCAGAATCTTGAATTTTCCCAGTCCACACCAAACTGAAGCACTGGCTAAGCTAGGCtagtttttcatttttgtttgatAAAACTGCagtttagacttgaggaacaaaTGTGAGTATACATAGTAtacatatgtgagtgtatagatatgtcagaataagtatgtgtatatatgtgcactgaggTTCgtttgaaggggttgaacttggtggactttggtcttttttaacaCAACTTAAATATATAACTATGCACAATGAGTTGATATGCCAAATCAATAATTTTCCACCGACCATAATGCAGTTCAACCATGAGTCAGATGAACTGACACAAATATGTGCTTTTTGTAGATTAAGTACATTTAATGAACCTAATGGCCATGTCTAATTTCATATGAGCTTTAACATACATTGTTTAAATACCTATAGCTTAACTATAGCTTAGTCCATGGGGCAAGGGACAATAAATTCCTAGAAAATACAGCAATGTTCTTGGAAATCAGAGACAGAACTCATAGATTGCATTTAAACTCAAATGGGGATATTTTACACATACTATTTACCCAACAACTATACCAGTAAAACTGCCTCTATAGAAGAAACCAGTGTAAAGGGTCAGACTGTTACAAGAGAGTTGATATTACTAGCAAAAACATGATGTCATTAAACTGTGTTTCCAATATTTTAATGATAGAATTCATGGCAAtacttacagacagcctgcagaaAAAGGATGTACAGTAAGTGGTAATAAATGTAATAGATGTAAGTGGTGCAATAAATCCAAAAAACTTGTATCTTTGCATGTTTAATACGGTGATATTGTCATTTACATGccttaacatatatttatatatttatttttttatattgaaaacatttgttCTGGAAACATTAGACTCTTGTCTttgtacataaataaatgaatccTTTGAaagtatataagtaaataaatatgttaATTTGTTTAACAAACAAATATTTCCTGACAGTTTCCCCATTTAgaaatatggggaaaaaaatcagactGCTGGGAATCCTATTGTTCAgtctttcataaatctgcctttTATTTCCTCATTTGGCTCATGGGACATAACATTTAGCCTTAAGCCAAATGTCACCTATTCTAATGTACAAAAAGGTATGACAAGTGAGTTTCAGTGAAAAGACTGTGGGCTTTTGCTGGGTTTCAGATGACATGTCTTACATCTAATGCAAACAGAAGAGGGGCACACTCCCATCAGTGATATTAATTTATTCAATAAAAGTTATGTACTTTGAAATTTAGAATCACATTCAGCTCATCAAAATAACAACCCAAGGCATTTAACTTTATGTCCTACTACCTCAGGGGCATATAAGGGTTTACACAATAAAAAGTATTGGAAATTATATCTGCATTTATGATTAGTGAGCAAGTGCATGACGTGAGACTCAGAGCGTGATGTGCATACAACCAGATGCtaagggaagtgacatcagtaTTTGGGATTAGAACTGGAACTCAAATGCACATCACTATAGCTGCCTGCGCTATACGTCACAAAAGGATATCAAGTGCATCACTAGTGGAAgctatcaataaaaaaaataaagtaagagGCATTCTGTTGGCATGGCAACCAGCCCAGGCTTCTTATGGAGAAAAGTGGGTATTGGGTAGAAACCCAATATTGGAAACAGAAACCTAAGCATGGCAGCCATTTTAAAAGGGGAAcacttattaaataaaaataatgaaaaagaatATAGAAAAAATACATCCAAAGACCAAAAGGCTCATTACTTTAAACATTTAGAAAAGAAAAGTCACCAAAAAGTACAACACTACTGTAATAAATTGTGAGTATATAAGATCTAATGTATACAAATACAAAAGATGGTTAGACCAAAGGgataaaaaagtaataaataaataataaaatcagaCATTTCAATCAGACTCAGTGGTAATAAATTCTTTAATTATGAATCCAATAGATTTCTTTTTGCTGTAACATACCAACTAACATATGTCCCATATGATGTGTGGTGATTTTATTTAATAACCATGACAGTTACACCTTTACAGTCTCCATTATGATCTTCCCAAATATGTATAGAGAAATGGTATGATTTATCTTCTTTCATAACCTTCAGTCCATGTTCCCTAAATTGAGTTTTTAAATCCACAATTTAAGCCATACACAGGGCCAGAATTAtgaataggcagaagaggcacctgcctagggcacaatagtggggggcaccaggcaggtacctcttctttaaCCTACTCCCAGTTCTGGATCATTTCCCCCACCGGAACTCCCCTCTCAATTGGCCCTGCAACCTCGCCCCCCATGTGGCCCCCATTTGTGCActcgcttgcgcatgcgcactcgcacaCATACACGGGGGCAACCCAGctggcttggcccagcactgcccACACATgggaagatttcagctgccaattcggttCCTTTAAACCGACTCAGCAGCTGATTTCCCCATGTATGGGACCTTTCAATAGGCCTccccaaaaattggccagatgtttaTCTGACAAGCTTGTATTTTCTTTGGATCAGGGGACCTTGAAATTACAGGTAATTGCAAGACTCTTTCTAACAGTGTAACCCCTGGCACTTAGGGCCctgtgaatacaaaaaaatcgtattttttctaagattTCATACCTTGatttttttcgctaatttgcgcaacttcgtgctgtgcgtcaaaaatttaCGCGCCAAGAAtggtattgtcgcaacgagtatgaaaatttcggattcattcaagtttcggtatcgtgactttccttgggccaggttggagctgcacagtgccattgattcctatgggaggcttccaaaatcatgcattgaaggatcaaaatcagaaagtttttcccgccgtttatgatcgttgggatacgaaaattttgtgactttcagatcaccaatatgGTAGTATCgtaactaatatgattttttcgtaagcattttcatgatatttgcactcatcagaaattattgtatccaatccgaattgtacacatttcgggattcaaactcgtactttgatgaatcagccccttagccttgGCCAGTATTAGAAAGAAGTGTCTGCTTCTGTACTTCTCCTGCACACAACAATAAACTGTTCTCTTAAAGCAACATCAATGTCTCTGTCTCTGAGAGGTCCAGTGAAAACTCCACAGAATAGGTCATCCAGGATGTCCTATACTGGACAGGAGGATAAAGCAGAGGGTTGAGAATAAATCCAAGTATAGTCTACAAGTGCATACAGCTGACAAGTGAAGTCAAAGATGAGATTACATttccaagaataacattttaaatggtggagtgaattatttgctatgtaaacagcgtaatttagaaatacgccataaaaatcataacagaatccctttaaggtataTCTTATGTACACTATTTAATGTGTACCTTGCTCCTGCTACTTGGGCGGTCATGCTTAAAGACTGAGCATGTGTTGGTTACAGGCTCTGTGTACCTGGCAAAGCTGGGCTCAGCTCAATTTGTGTGATGAATATAAACATTCTTTTTATTTGAATGCCACAAATGATACTTTCTATTTTCAGTAAACATGGGATGGTTTAAGTTAAATGCCTCAGCTTTATCCAGTTTATTCTGGTCTATTTCATTTCTTTCAACAGTTTTCCTAAGTCTCATGTTCTCTATCACTTTCTCCTAATTAGCACTGATTACTTTGACATGTTTTTCAGCATTTTAATCATATGCATTTTAAAAGATAACTAAGTGATTTAAAATGTCAAATTGCAATGTAGTGATTGTCCCTAATCAATGTTCTAATGATTTATATACTACCAGTTGCACATAATTCAGGTTCCACTGGTTTGCTATTTGAAACAATTTCCCCACAGTTATTAGACAGATTCTGAACTGGGTTCAGATTGGCAAAACTTCACCAAAACTGGTTAACACTGTAGTGGAAAAGTTGCGGCGCACGCCTCAGGTTTTTTTGATTTAGTGGCAGAGACATACTGTAGTTATTCCTTAGTTCTGGCATGGCATGAATAATATGCTAGGGTCCAGCTGTTCCTTAGGACCATAGTcaagaacttaaaggagaaggaaaggctaagtcacttgggggtgccaaaatattaggcacccccaagtgtcaTGCATTGATGTCTGTGACAAAAAACTTATACTCTCAAGTATTTACAGGAACTAGGGAAAGATCACATCagctatttattatatattttatgtgaTATGGTTTTTCTGATTAAGATAATGTTGCAGAAGCAAGTAGTGAGGCTGAAATCACAACATTTTGATTATTTTTCCTAATATAGTACAATATGGTGCATGACATCTTCCATCTTAGAGAATGGGGCTTCTACCCTGATTTACTTGTAGTCAGTCTTTTATGTGAGTATTTAATAGACTACAAGCTATAATATATATGCAGTTGACTTCAACCTCCAAGCAAATTTTTGCGCACATGGGTCACCCCAGGGCACTTCTACAGAGGAGGCAGATACTTAGACTTGTTAAACCCTAACATTCCTAAAATCTTCCTATAGGTTATAACACAGAACAGTGGTATGCACTAAAGAAAAActcaggaaaacatgtttgttcaTTTCACTTTAATTGAtatagcaagtgagggaataaagggttatgggagatagctcttagtacaagttgatccagggtctggtccgattgtcatcttggagttaggaaggaatattttcgcctctgcggcaaattagagaggcttcagttgggggtttttgccttcctctggatcaactagtagttaggcaggttatatataggcattatggttgaacgtgatggacgtatgtcttttttcaaccttactatgttactatttagaAAAACAGCAATGTCTTAGAAAAAAAGTATAAAGTAAAATTACAAAGCTGATAGCTCTTCTACAGTACTTAGGGAGAATCTGGTGCGCTGAAATTTTCCCCCGATACCCAGAACTGAGGTCAGGTGCATCACGTGCAAAATCGCAGCTGAAGCTAAAAAATTGTACGCAAGCCTGCGCAAATGCATCAATGACTTCACCTTACTTACTTACTGCACATGGAAATTGGCTGCAGAAATTTGTGAGAAAATCATGGAAAAATTGGGAGAATACAGAAGAACGGGGCAGAGGCACCAAATTTGGGTAACTCCCGAAGAAataggggggttgacagctctgaaaacacagaaaatataatGTGAAATTGTAGTTTAAAGGGACTGTATAACCCCCTTATTCCACATAAATAGAACTTGTGCTGACCATACTCCTTGCATATCTATggtttttgccatttcgtgagctaaacaggacaaacagagaacctgaagctactccatgcttGGCCCTTGCAAGGTAGATCATTCAATTTCCATTATACAATCCCCTTCCCTTTGTTATGACTGGTTCATTTGAAGGATATtcaaagaataacatttttatttcttgtggAAACTTATGGAATAATGTAAACAAAGGATCAATGTTTGCCCACATCTagcccatggtaaccaatcacgTTTATTTTTATGCAGCTAGGGATTACTAGACAAGTAGCCAATTAAGTGCCATTTATAACATTACCCAAAATAGTTCCTTTAAGAAATTTCTCTTAGGTTCTCCATTTCTGGTTACTTGATTTAATTTTCAATATAAAATCACATCTATGTCAGCAAATATAAGAAAGTCAGGTATGTACAGGAACATACACTGTCTCCAACAAAAGTGACcaccattttttaaaactttggTAGATAACATAAATTTGATGACAATATACTCTGCTTTCTGCTGACTGACCTTAATAACACTGCAACACATATTTTAATAATGTCCCTCTTTAAAAAATTTAGAGATGAGAGAAAGCATGCCATCAATAGCACTTAAAGTAAATTAGCAATATGTTTATTTGGTAACCAAATGGGTTCTCCATGTGAActtaatatttaatgttttaactGCCAAAACCTTCATTCATTGTTAGCTGAAATCCTTCATAGTCTGGATGATTCTTTACCTGTCTTTTGTGTAGTTACTGGAACTTGCCATAACAGGTCAGGTAGCAACGTTCAAGGATGGCCAACAAAAGCAGGTTCTAGCAAGTATGTTTAATGCAGCTGTACATTCAATGTAATAAAATGACTAAATCAATAAAAAGGCAAAGGATTTTACTCCCATTAAAACATTTGGAACCATCAAGCCCTTGCCGATCCCTTGTCAGTTAATTCCTTTTGGCTTGTTATAAGGTGAACTGCGTGCAGACTGCATATAACAGCCCAACATTCCTCAGTGGGTGATAAAGTGAGTTCATTTGGGTGTCAGAAAAAACAGTTTATAGAATTTACAGTTATTGGAATGAAAGAATTTAGCCATGGGCCTAAATCTTTTGGAAACAGTTGTTTATCAGGCAGAGGATCAAATAGAGAGTACAAGATAGAAATATGATAAGCACAGACAGGGATTAAGATACATAAGGTAAATGTCAGATGCAGCGTCCTGTTGCTCACACATAACTAGCTCACAGGtggcaaaatgttcaaaaatactCTAACCtaaacataggcggagggtgacttttttgtttggggaggctaaagatgggccatacagagtctgacctacagctaatgtgagacttagtggatttgctgatGGTGCAAAAAATTAACCACTCAACtatctcttgcggttcccactgactcccagggattctgtgcaaaagtgtAGTTGGGAGTGCTTTTTTACcgtaaaatgcttaggatgtaaaagtattcatatgtgcacttctgttaggggttctctatacatttgtgtttaggatcagttagcttaaaggggtagttcatctttaaattaacttttaatataatgtagacattgatattctgagacaatttgcaattggtcctcttttatttttaatggtttttcagttatttaggtttttgttcaacagctctccatttggtatttcaggtattttggttgctagggtcttatttatactagcaaccaggtagtggtttaaacaagagatgggaatatgaatagttaaagggcctgcatggaaaaataagtaataaaaaattacaataataataaaattgtagcctcacagagcaatactttttggctgccggggtcagtgacccccatttgaaagctggaaagaggcagaagagaaaggcaaatttctcaagaactataaaaaaaattaattaggaaaaccaattgcaaagttgctaggaataggccattctataacatactaaatgttaacttaaaaatgaacctcccctttatatgtgtttaagttagttttctagagagagaggcagtggatactgacatcccaggcacattatatacagtgagacgcagtctgtatttacaaaaccagcatattacatgccatgagaagcagtgggtacggatggcagatattctggccctggcactataacactggcaccgatacacaacattggcc
This sequence is a window from Xenopus tropicalis strain Nigerian chromosome 2, UCB_Xtro_10.0, whole genome shotgun sequence. Protein-coding genes within it:
- the LOC101734565 gene encoding gap junction beta-5 protein, with translation MNWAIFQGLLSGVSTYSTAFGRIWLSVVFIFRLMVYVVAAERVWGDEQGEFDCNTKQPGCTNVCYDYYFPVSHIRLWALQLILVTCPSLLVIMHVAYREERERKHREKQGENCGRLYLDVGKKRGGLWWTYLLSLLAKASVDSVFLYVFHRIYNNYSLPNLVKCSIKPCPNTVDCFISRPTEKNLFTLFMVATTILCIFLNLCEMIYLIAKRCRECLGHRNIKSKTRSNNVYAYIEKQEIFHANNKINEKMSRLNPSIRLTPPQTELK